The Undibacterium cyanobacteriorum genomic sequence ATTGAGTAAACTTTGTCCGAAATATAGCGTCCTCCTCGAGAGGACGCTTCTCATTTAGACATGATCATCAAGAAATTCTGGATCAGTGAGTGAGAACCTCACATACATCTTTTGATCGAATTGATCGCGTAGTTTGATGGCGATGTCTTTCCCTTTACTGTGCAAAAGTGCCGCAACATAATCTTGTCGGAAGGCGTGCAATGCTTGCAAGGTCTCGATCTTTTGCAGTTTGCGATGTAAGAAGAATCCACGAATACCAAGTTGAGTTTTGATGATATCGGTAAGATAACGCTTCATCATGCTGACGCGACTTTCTCGATCTTCGTCGTCGTGTTGCGCCATGATGACATCTAAGTCTGCGGTCCAATTATCATCATTTTCTGAAGGTTCAAAAATGGTCTGCGACTCTTCAAGGTCGCCCATTTGCCCTAATGTACTGTCTGTCATCCTTGTCTCATCTATATTTTTGCTGTCTGCATTGATCTGCATTTCGTTCGCCGATAAATCTTTTTCGTCGGCTAGCCTTTCGATGTATCCCTCTTGCGCTAATTTTTCAAGACTGGAGGTTCCCAAACCAAGTGCCTCCGTCTTCTGCAAAAGAACTTCGTCAGTCTGCTTACCGTCGACTAGTACGAGCAAAGAGCGCAAACGCGTCGAAAGCTGATGTTTTCGAGTGGCGATTTCTTCACGCCCTTTTTCAGTTTTATCGAAATTCTTTACTTCCATAATGGATTAGATTAATGAAACAGCAGATTCTAAAGAAAACCAATGTTTATCCAGCGATAAGTCGAGGTTGGCATTAATATAGCAAAATCCAAGAGCTTTTCGTTCAGTTGACGCCTAAATTTGATGATGTCTGTTCAAATCAAAATAAAAGTTGTTAGATTCGTCAATGGTCAATCCTTGGTCATGCCGAAATTTCAGAATTATTTATTCTATTTAGCTGGGTATGAAGCATTAGGATCAAATAGACGACTCTGGTAACATATCGATGAGATAGCTGATTAGGTTACACATGACTTATTTTTTTCGTTTTTTGTTTTTATTTGCTGCGATCATTGTTTCTTCTGATGTTTCGGCACAGGCCTTTGTTTGTAGCGACGCCCAAGGACAGCGTTCATTCTCGAGCACGCCTTGTGACAAGAAAGGCTTGCAGAATGCCCCGAAACAGGCGGCTCCGACAAATCCTAAAGTCATCAACGCGATGGTGATTACCGACAAACCAAAGAACAATGGACATGACGCTACCGTCTTGCCCGGCCAGATCAAGATGGAGCGTGAAAGTCGTTATGGGACGCCCACAGCCATTTTCTTATTGACGATGATGTCTGCAACAGCAGGTCTTTTTATTCTACTGTTTATGAGATTTTTCCGTGCCCACCACGGCAAGCTTACCTTAAAACGTACTGATCGTGATTAGCCAAAGTAGGCCACGCTGATTTCAGCGAAAATGGCCTTGAATTATTGCCATCCTTCGCTGATATCAAATCGACACGGCGAACCACTTACCGGTTCATAAGAGCTTAAAGGGCAACTCTCGCGGTGTTTTTCCTGTGAGTTTAGCGATCGCATTAGCGAAAGCTGGCGCGAGTGGAGGCAAGCCTGGTTCACCTATGCCAGTCGGTGCATCGGCACTTGGAACGATATACACATCGATGTCCGGCACTTCATTCATTCTTGCGACACGGTATTCGTGGAAATTCGATTGTTCCACTTCACCGTTTTTCAAACTAATGGATGAGCCAGGTAGACAAGTACTCAATGCCATGACGGCTGCACCTTGAATCTGTGCCTCGATCGTGCGCGGATTGACTGCTAAGTTGCAGTGCACCCCAGCAGTCACAGTCTTCAGTTGTGCCTGCCCATTCCGGATCGTCGCTGTGACTACGTAAGCGACCACAGTATCAAATGATTCGTGCACGGCAACGCCCCAAGCTTCACCTTTTGCCAGTTTTCTCTTGCCGTACCCAGATTTCTCAACGGCCAATTGGAGTGCGGATTGATGTCGTTTCGCGTTCTCACCAAACAGTCGTAGACGATAAGCCACTGGGTCTTGCTTGGTCTTACGCGCGACTTCATCAATCAGTGTTTCCATGACGTACGCGGTGTGCGTTGAACCAACGCTACGCCACCATAAAACTGGAACATTTTGCTTTGGGTGATGAACAGAAAGCCGCATCGGAATGCGATAGGGATCACGCATGCCTTCAACGATCGTACCATCAATGCCATCTTTCATTAAGAAACCCTCAAACGGACTCCCTTGCACGATCGACTGCCCAACCACAACGTGGTCCCAAGCGAGAATATCGCCTTTGGCATCAAATCCCAGTTTGGCATGATGAAGATGGGAAGGGCGGTAATAGCCTGCTCGCATGTCATCTTCACGCGTCCAAATTACTTGAATTGGATTGCGAATCCCTTGAGCATGAGCAGCCTTCACGACATGTGCACTCTCAACCACGTAATCACAAGTTGGAATAGCGCGGCGACCAAAGCCACCACCAGACATCTCGACATGGATGTGCACTTGATCGGGTTTTATACCCAGCACTTGAGCCAAGGCCATCGAGTCCATGCCGGGCATTTGACTGGCTACCCAGATGTCTACTTTTCTTTGTGCGCCTTCACCTTGGATTTCGATGCAACAATTAAGTGGCTCCATCGCGGCATGAGCCAGGTAAGGGAAGTAGTACTCTGCTTCAATCTGATGAGCAGCAGAGCCCAACACAGATACATCAGCATCATATTTTTTCTTACCGGGGGTTTTCGCCAATGCTCGGTAATGCATCCGTTGTTTGCTGGAGTCCACCAATTCAAGGCCGGCGGTATCCCAATCAACTTTAAGAGCATCACGGCCCAACTTTGCAGCATAAAAACCTTCTGCGATCACCGCAATTGCTTCACCGCCACGATCTGCTGGAATTCGAACCACAGCTTTCACACCAGTGATCTTCTTGGTAGCGCCGTCATCAAAAGACTTGATACGCGCACCAAACACGAGTGGGTGCGCAATGAGGGCAGTCAACATATTTGGCCGACGCACATCGATGCCAAAATTTTGTGTTCCTGTTGATTTCGAACGCGCATCAAGACGACCTGTTTTTTTACCGATAAGCCGAAAATCCTTGGCGTCCTTCAGTTTAATTTTTTCTGGGACAGTTTCGTGCATGGCAGCCTCTGCCATCGCACCATAAGTCAGTTCCTTGCCATCAGCATTGATCAATTTACCGGATTGAGTAGACACGGAATTTGGTGCAACACCCCAATGTTTCGCTGCAGCTGCAATCAGCATGGCGCGAGCACGAGCACCAAGCTCTCGATATTGCGTGAAAGAGTTTTTCACCGAGCCAGATCCACCCGTACTGTGCATCCCAAAAAGTGGATCAACGTAAGCAGGATCCGCATTTCCATGACTTGCGGTCACAAAGTTCCAATCTGCATCGAGCTCTTCCGCGAGGATCATTGCCAGTGCAGTTTGAATGCCTTGTCCGAACTCTAAACGGTTAATGGTGACGTTGACACTATTGTCGGGCCGAATTTGTACGAAGGCTTGCGGTTGTTGAAAGGCTTTGAGTGAATTTTCTTGGGCACTTGTAGATAAGGGTAAGAAACCTAAGCTAAGTCCAGCTCCCAAACTTAATTTGAGAAACTGTCTGCGCTCAAATTGATGGTCTACTTTACTATTTTGCGAAGCCAAATATTGGCGAATGACACGTGGTAATTGCTCGGTGTCGCGGAGGGAGTTCAGGTTCATTTTGATATCCTTTTCGTCTTCGGCACGCTAGGCTTAAGCTAGTTTCTTCGCTGCAGCTTTGATCGCAGCACGAATACGCTGATAGGTCCCACAGCGACAAATATTGCCCGACATAGCATCCGCAATTTCTTTGTCGCTGGGGTTCTTTTTCGATTTCAACAAAGCTGTCGCGCTCATGACTTGTCCGCTTTGGCAATAGCCGCATTGCGCAACATCGTGTTCAATCCATGTTTCCTGTACAAGCTTTCCTATCGGATCGGTTTGAAGACCTTCAATGGTTGTCAATTTTTTTCCATCTGCTGCACTAATGGGGGTCACGCAGGACCGAATTGCTTGACCATTTAGATGGACTGTACACGCGCCACATTGCGCGATGCCACATCCATATTTGGTTCCAGTCAGACCAAGCGCATCTCGCAATGCCCATAAAACTGGCGTCTCTGGAGCAACTTTTAATGATGTCTCTTGAGAATTAATAATCACTTTTGTCATGATATCCTCTGGGTAGATGAAGCAAAGTTGAAGCTACAACCTTAATCTTATGCAAGGCTCGTGGCAAGCTGAATGGGATAGATTAAGCAACTTTTGTGGGTAACGATCTGTTCTGTTGCTGCTCGATCAATTCACAAAAACGAATCAAATCAATATTGCCGCCTGAGAGTAAAACCCCGACTCTTTTATTTGCGTACGTCTGCTCCTGTCTCAGAACAAGTGCCAAACCCAGACAGGCAGTGGGTTCTAATACGACTTTCATGCGACCCGCAGCGAAGTGCATCGCTGCGACAAGTTCATCGTCACTGACTGTTTCGATGCGATCCACGTATTGTTGAATAACAGGAAACGTATGCTTCCCAAGGTGTTGCGTTTGCGCGCCGTCAGCAATCGTTTTGGGTGTATCGATATGAACGATGCTGCCACTCGCAAAAGATCGCTGGCCATCATTGCCCGCTTCAGGTTCAACTCCGATCACTGTGCATTGTGGATATAAAGTTTTGGCGACCATAGCGCAACCTGATAGTAGGCCACCGCCGCCGAGGGGGACAATCAAAAAATCCAAACTTCCAACATCTTCAAACAATTCCTTGGCTGCGCTTCCTTGTCCAGCCATGACATGCGGATGATCATAGGGTGGAATTAAACACAAGCCGTGTTGCTCAGCGAGTGCGCGCCCAATAGCTTCTCGATCCTCGGTGTAACGATCATAAAGAATCACTTCGCCACCATAGCCTTTGGTCGCCTCAATTTTGATCGCTGGCGCATCCTGCGGCATAACAATGACCGCGCGCATTCCCAGCTCACGCGCCGCTAGAGCAATCGCTTGTGCATGATTTCCAGAGGAGAAGGTGACGACACCACGTTGTTTTTGCTCATCGCTAAATTGCAGGAGCGCATTGCAGGCTCCGCGAAACTTGAAGGCGCCCATTCGTTGAAAATTTTCTGCTTTCAGATAAACCGTCGCTGAACTCAATTGATTCAAAGTGCGAGATTGTAAGACAGGCGTTTTATGTATGAACGAGCGAATACGCGCGTGAGCATCTACGATGTCTTGATATTGCAACGACAGATCCATCTTACTTTGCACTCCCTCTTTACCCGAAACTCTAACTATTCCAAAAAACTCAAATTGGCTTAACGAACAATCCTATGGTCAACAGCACCCCGATTGCGACGATGATCATACGCAGGATTTTTTCATTGATACGATGAAGCGCCCATGAGCCCATTAAACCGCCAATGATCGCACCACTTCCCAACACGATGGCATGCAACCAATGTACTTCTTGTGAGAACATAAAAATTGCCACCGCAGAGGCATTCATAACACTGGCGAGTGCATTCTTGGTTGCGCCTGCTGCTCGTGTGGCGAAGCCTGCCATCGTTAGCGCTGCCATCATCAGGAATCCAATTCCTCCGCCGAAGTAGCCACCATAGATGGCAATGCAAAATTGGATGAAAGCAGCAGTCCAGGGACCAATATGAGACGCATTTTGATCTGGTTTGCGAAAGAAGCTGCCCCAAGTAAATACGCTTGTCCCAAACAAAACCAGCCAAGGCACAATTCGTGCAAATACGCTGGACGGGGTATTCAAAAGCAAAACCGCGCCAAAGATACCGCCAAGGAGGCTCACCCCAAAAAGGATCTTGAAGCTGAGCTTTCCAACGCCCGAAACGAGGTCGCGTCCTGCAAGACCGGAAGTTACTTGGCCCGGAAAAAGGGCGACTGTGGAGGTGATATTGGCGGCTAGGGGAGTGAGGCCAGCAAGAATGAGTGCGGGCAAAGTGACGAAAGATCCTCCACCTGCCAAAGAATTCTGAAGCCCTGCCCAGATTCCCGCTGCGAAGATCATCAGAAAAATCAACATTGTCGCGCTTGTCCTTGAGTTTTTTATGGGTTGTATTTCGATTCAAGCTGATTGAACGAGAAGGGCGCATTGAAGTTCGAACAGTGAACTACCAAAGCAGATCGAGTATATACGATCATTTGTACTCGCTTAAAGATAAAGAATTGTTTGGCAAAATTAATTGTTGAAAATTAAATAAATTTAAAAGCATAATGCTAATTTTACTAACTGAGCACTCGGGTAATCGGTGCAGTCAACATGCTCATTACGAAACTGAAAATCTATTTGTTTCTGATCTTTTTTGTCACCTATGGTTCAGCCTTAGCGGAAAATGAAGGCTTGTCGAGAACCGTTAAGATCGAAAAAACGCGATCCTTTTCAAGCAAGGAGCTTTGGAATAGCACGGGGACAAAAACGGTGGCATCTAGTGATGCGTCGATTAGCTATCGCTTAATGGATCACGAATTGGATCACGAATCTCCCAATTCAAAATCGGGAATGCGTCTTTGCGCCTTAGTGATGGTTGGCACCGGGGATTTGGGGATAACACCGGTCTCTTTTCGGATTTGGACAAAACAAGGCTGTGAATTTGAAATCGTGGCCAGACCAAGAATTGATTCCGAAGCGTTGTTTTTTGATTTCTTATTCGGCATGAACGAAGTGATGACGATGCGAATCGATTCTAACTTCGATGTATCAATTGATGATCGGTACCTAGGCAAGATCAGGCTGCCGAGATGAAAAATCGACAGATGTATTTGACAGTCATATTTTTTGATACGCAAGATGGCTGAATTTATGAAGGTAAGTCAATTAGCTATAGTTGATTGATTTGGACGCTTGATTGGGGAAACGATCAAATGCATTTTTTGTGCGCACTTAGTTCAAGAATTTTCTGTTGTCTATGTATGCCAATCTTCCTGTTCACTTGGGGAGAGGTCCGCGCTCAAAAGCTCATTGATGGAAACGCTGTGGGCGAATTCGAAATTAATAAACCCGCACCGAAACTGGCAACTAATCGCATC encodes the following:
- a CDS encoding xanthine dehydrogenase family protein molybdopterin-binding subunit, which codes for MNLNSLRDTEQLPRVIRQYLASQNSKVDHQFERRQFLKLSLGAGLSLGFLPLSTSAQENSLKAFQQPQAFVQIRPDNSVNVTINRLEFGQGIQTALAMILAEELDADWNFVTASHGNADPAYVDPLFGMHSTGGSGSVKNSFTQYRELGARARAMLIAAAAKHWGVAPNSVSTQSGKLINADGKELTYGAMAEAAMHETVPEKIKLKDAKDFRLIGKKTGRLDARSKSTGTQNFGIDVRRPNMLTALIAHPLVFGARIKSFDDGATKKITGVKAVVRIPADRGGEAIAVIAEGFYAAKLGRDALKVDWDTAGLELVDSSKQRMHYRALAKTPGKKKYDADVSVLGSAAHQIEAEYYFPYLAHAAMEPLNCCIEIQGEGAQRKVDIWVASQMPGMDSMALAQVLGIKPDQVHIHVEMSGGGFGRRAIPTCDYVVESAHVVKAAHAQGIRNPIQVIWTREDDMRAGYYRPSHLHHAKLGFDAKGDILAWDHVVVGQSIVQGSPFEGFLMKDGIDGTIVEGMRDPYRIPMRLSVHHPKQNVPVLWWRSVGSTHTAYVMETLIDEVARKTKQDPVAYRLRLFGENAKRHQSALQLAVEKSGYGKRKLAKGEAWGVAVHESFDTVVAYVVTATIRNGQAQLKTVTAGVHCNLAVNPRTIEAQIQGAAVMALSTCLPGSSISLKNGEVEQSNFHEYRVARMNEVPDIDVYIVPSADAPTGIGEPGLPPLAPAFANAIAKLTGKTPRELPFKLL
- a CDS encoding (2Fe-2S)-binding protein — encoded protein: MTKVIINSQETSLKVAPETPVLWALRDALGLTGTKYGCGIAQCGACTVHLNGQAIRSCVTPISAADGKKLTTIEGLQTDPIGKLVQETWIEHDVAQCGYCQSGQVMSATALLKSKKNPSDKEIADAMSGNICRCGTYQRIRAAIKAAAKKLA
- a CDS encoding threo-3-hydroxy-L-aspartate ammonia-lyase; this translates as MDLSLQYQDIVDAHARIRSFIHKTPVLQSRTLNQLSSATVYLKAENFQRMGAFKFRGACNALLQFSDEQKQRGVVTFSSGNHAQAIALAARELGMRAVIVMPQDAPAIKIEATKGYGGEVILYDRYTEDREAIGRALAEQHGLCLIPPYDHPHVMAGQGSAAKELFEDVGSLDFLIVPLGGGGLLSGCAMVAKTLYPQCTVIGVEPEAGNDGQRSFASGSIVHIDTPKTIADGAQTQHLGKHTFPVIQQYVDRIETVSDDELVAAMHFAAGRMKVVLEPTACLGLALVLRQEQTYANKRVGVLLSGGNIDLIRFCELIEQQQNRSLPTKVA
- a CDS encoding sulfite exporter TauE/SafE family protein, giving the protein MFLMIFAAGIWAGLQNSLAGGGSFVTLPALILAGLTPLAANITSTVALFPGQVTSGLAGRDLVSGVGKLSFKILFGVSLLGGIFGAVLLLNTPSSVFARIVPWLVLFGTSVFTWGSFFRKPDQNASHIGPWTAAFIQFCIAIYGGYFGGGIGFLMMAALTMAGFATRAAGATKNALASVMNASAVAIFMFSQEVHWLHAIVLGSGAIIGGLMGSWALHRINEKILRMIIVAIGVLLTIGLFVKPI